Genomic window (Sediminispirochaeta smaragdinae DSM 11293):
AGCTACCTCAATAAAATTCATAAGAGTCTTGAGCAGCGTAAAAACGCAAACCCCGTACGGCTTACCTATGATACGGCTATGCCGGCGGAGATGGTACGGTTCATCGAACGAAAACTGAAACTCAACGCCCTTGATACCATCTTGCCGGGAAGGCGATATCACAATTCAAAAGATTATATGAACTTTCCAGATATCCTTCCGGACGAACAGTGTCATGTCCCCACCGGTATCATTCACCGTGATCTTCGTCGTACATCTGGAATCATCGAGGTGGTTAGGAAAAAGGAGCTCCTTCTTCATTTTCCCTATCTCGGTTTTGAGACCATCATCGACCTCCTCCGTGAGGCCTCCCTTGACCCGAAGGTCACCAGTATCAGGGTTACACTCTACAGGCTGGCTCGTTACTCTTCGGTCATCAATGCTCTCATCAATGCTAAGAAAAACAGGAAGGAAGTAGTCGTTCTTCTTGAATTGCAGGCCCGCTTCGATGAAAAGGCGAATATACGGTGGGCCAATAAGCTGAAATCCGAGGGAGTAAAGGTACTTTTCGGGGTTCCCGGCCTGAAGGTTCATTCGAAACTTTGCATCATTACCAGGAAGGGGCACAAGGGAAGCGAGGAACATGTTTGTGCCATCGGTACCGGAAACCTCAACGAGGATACCGCCAGGCTCTATACCGATACCTATCTCCTCACTTCTCATCCCGAGATTTGCAGTGAGGTCGATCAACTTTTTGGTTTTTTTGAGCGTAACTATCGGATTAGCCGTTTCAACCACCTTATCGTAAGCCCCTTTCAGAGCCGTCAGGCTTTTATCGCTCTCATTGAGGAACAAATAGGGCGGGTCAAAAAGGGGAAACAGGGACTCATTCGCCTGCAGCTCAATAATTTGGCGGATAGGGACCTGATTCAGAGCCTCTACCGGGCAAGTGAGAAGGGGGTCTCGATCCAATTGATTGTTCGGGGGATGCTTAGCCTTATACCCGGTCGGAAAAAGATGAGCGAGAATATCGAGGTGATCAGTATCGTAGATTCTTATCTCGAGCATGCCCGTTTTTTCATCTTCGGTCCCGACGAGAAGGTTAAAGTCTGGATCTCTTCCGCCGATTGGCTTCCCCGCAATATCGATCGTCGCGTGGAGGTTACGTGTCCCATCTACGATACCAATTTGAAGCGGGAACTCATTGATCTTTTTTCCATTGAGTGGAAAGATAACGTGAAGGCAAGGAGAATTGTCGACGGCAAAGAGTTCCGCAATCAGAACGGTCTGCCTCCATGGCGTTCCCAGTTAGAGAAGGGCCTCTACCTGAAGCGGCTTCATGAAGAAAGGGAAGCCGACCGCTCTTGACATCACTGTTCCCTTTTCCCTAGAATGCTTTCCGTGTTTTCTATACTCTTGTTTTGAATCCGTGAGGAGGAAACTTTGTTCAACCCGGTCGACCCAAAAGTAAATTTTCCCAAGATGGAAGAGGATATTCTTAAATTTTGGGAGAATAACAATATTTTCCAAAAATCCATTGATCAGCGTGAGGGCAAGGATGAGTTTGTCTTTTATGATGGTCCTCCCTTTGCTACCGGTCTTCCTCATTTCGGCCACTTCGTACCAGGGACCATAAAGGATATTATCCCCCGTTATCAGACTATGAAGGGGAAAAAGGTTCTCCGGCGTTTCGGTTGGGACTGCCATGGTCTTCCCGTCGAGTACGAGATGGAAAAAGAGCTCGGGATTTCAGGCAAAAGTGAAATTGAAGCCTTTGGCGTGGCAAAATTCAATGAATCCTGCCGTTCTATTGTGTTGAGATATACCTCCGAATGGCGTCAGATCGTGACGAGAATGGGACGGTGGGTCGATTTTGACCACGATTACAAAACCATGGATCCCGATTATATGGAATCGATCTGGTGGGTCTTAAGCCAACTTTGGAAGAAGGGGTACCTCTACGAGGGGTACAATATTCTTCCCTACAGTCCCGCACTTTCGACCCCTCTTTCAAACTTTGAGGTGAATCTCGGTGGCTACCAGGAGGTTGTGGACCCCGCAGTCACCATTCGCTTCAAGGTACGGGGAACCGAGTCGACCTATATTCTGGCATGGACCACCACGCCTTGGACCCTGCCCAGTAACCTCGGCCTTGCATTTGGTCCCGATATCGATTATGTCAAGGTGAAAGACGGCGACGAGTATTACATCATGGCAAAGGAACGCCTTTCCGCGTATTACAAGGATCCGTCGGAATATGAGGTTCTGGAAGAGAAAAAAGGTACGGCTTATGCCGGAGTCGAATATGAACCGCTGTTTCCCTATTTTGCCCATTTACGGGAGCAAAATGCCTTTAGAGCCTTTACTGCAGACTATGTAACCACCGAAGATGGAACGGGTATCGTACATACGGCCCCCGGTTTTGGTGAGGAAGATTATGCGGCCATGAAAGGAACAGGTGTCCCGGTCGTCTGTCCTATCGACGCAGAATGCCGCTTCACCGACGAGGTTCCTGACTACAAGGGAATTTTCGTAAAGGATGCCGATAAACCAATCATTCAGCGCCTGAAAGAAGAGGGTAAGCTCGTTCGGCGTGAAAACTACAAACACCAGTATCCCTTCTGTTATCGGACCAAAAAACCCCTCATCTATCGTGCAGTAAGCTGTTGGTTTGTCGATATCGGAAAGATCAAAGAGAAGATGCTTGCGGCCAACAGCAAGGTCAACTGGATCCCTGCACACTTGAAGAACGGCCGCTTTGGGAAATGGCTTGAAGGAGCGCGTGACTGGGCCATCAGCAGAAACCGCTATTGGGGAAATCCTATCCCCATCTGGAAATGCGACGGTTCCGATTATATTGAGGTGATCTCCAGCAGGGAAGAGCTTGAGAAAAAGTGTGGTAAAAAGGTCGAGGATCTTCACAAACACTTTGTTGATGAATTCACTTGGCCAAGCCCCGATGGTAAGGGGACCATGCGGCGAATTCCCGATGTGCTTGACTGTTGGTTCGAGTCGGGATCGATGCCCTATGCCCAGATCCACTATCCCTTTGAGAATAAAGAGTGGTTTGAAAAGAATTTTCCTGCCGATTTTATCTGTGAAGGTCTCGATCAAACCCGCGGATGGTTCTATACCCTTACAATCCTTGCCGCTGCACTTTTTGATTCTCCCGCCTTCATGAATGTGGTTACCAACGGCCTTGTCCTTGCCGAAGACGGAAAGAAGATGAGTAAATCGGAGAGGAACTACTCCGATCCCGTGGAGGTCATCGATAAGTTCGGGGCCGATGCCCTTCGTATGTTCCTGATGAATTCCGCGGTAGTGAAGGCCGAGGATCTTCGTTATTCTGACGATGGGGTAAAAGAGGTTTTAAAAACCTTCATCATCCCATTTTGGAATGCTTATAGCTTTTTTGTTACCTATGCGAATATCGACTCCTTTGAGCCGAAGGGGCTGAAAGAGGCCCCCGATAATCCCCTGGACCGGTGGATTCTCTCCGAAGCCGAGCATCTTGTTTCCGACGTTACCGCCCAGCTCGATGCCTATGATCTTCAAAAGGCGATTGAACCGATTGTTCGTTTCGTCGATTCCCTGAACAACTGGTACATCAGAAGGAGCAGAAGGAGATTCTGGAAGAGTGAGAACGATAGCGATAAGCTCCAGGCATATGAGACCCTCTATGCGGTCCTTATGAAGGTTGTCCGTGTCGCTGCTCCGATCATTCCCTTTATGACCGAAGCGATTTACCAGAATCTGAAATGTAAGGAAACGGCAGAGTCCGTTCATCTCTGTGACTATCCCGTTGCCGATGAATCGGTCCGTGATCTGGAACTTGAGAAAAAAATGGAGATCACCAGGAAGGCTGTCTCCATGGGGCGGGCCCTCCGAAGCATGCACAGCCTAAAGACGCGCCAGCCCCTCAAGGCCCTCTATCTGGTTACCAGGGATTTTCAGGAAAAGAAGATCCTTCGGGAGATGGAGGATATCATCAGGGAAGAGCTGAACGTCAAAGAGGTCCTGCTCAAAGAGAATGAAGAGGATCTTGTCGTCTATCAGGCAAAGCCGAACTACAAGGTGCTGGGAAGCAAGCTTGGTAAGTATATGAAGGCTGTGGCAGGAAAGATCGAATCTTTGACCATGCGCGAGGTTCAATCCCTCCTCGAAGGGGCGACCCTTTCCCTTGACTATGAGGGAGGTACCCTTGAGCTGACTGAAGAAGGAATCATCGTGCAGCGTTTTGAAAAGGAGCATCTGAAGGTTCTGAACGACGGAAGCCTGACCGTGGGGCTCGACTCCGAGGTTACCGAGGAGTTGAAGCAAGAGGGAACGGTTCGCGATGTGGTTCGAAGCGTCCAGAATATGCGTAAGGATCGAGGCCTTGAGGTTACCGATCGAATAAGGCTTTTTATCGACGGTACGCCGGCCCTTCGGGAAG
Coding sequences:
- the ppk1 gene encoding polyphosphate kinase 1, giving the protein MNVEFLNKEISWLSFNNRVLEEAQDPSVPLAMRLKFLGIYSNNLDEFFRVRVATLKRLAKLGKKSIESIGDDPKMILDQIQDIVIRQHAKFDYIFDELRKKMEEANIFFLRETDLVREEHKAIVKEYFIREVRPQIFPVMVNSRYRFPELSDTDLYLLVKLSKQGSSRETYSIIEIPSKSCPRFLLLPKEGERQYVILLEDIVRSGLDYIFHSLNFDTFQAYDIKITRDAELDIDDDFEVSYLNKIHKSLEQRKNANPVRLTYDTAMPAEMVRFIERKLKLNALDTILPGRRYHNSKDYMNFPDILPDEQCHVPTGIIHRDLRRTSGIIEVVRKKELLLHFPYLGFETIIDLLREASLDPKVTSIRVTLYRLARYSSVINALINAKKNRKEVVVLLELQARFDEKANIRWANKLKSEGVKVLFGVPGLKVHSKLCIITRKGHKGSEEHVCAIGTGNLNEDTARLYTDTYLLTSHPEICSEVDQLFGFFERNYRISRFNHLIVSPFQSRQAFIALIEEQIGRVKKGKQGLIRLQLNNLADRDLIQSLYRASEKGVSIQLIVRGMLSLIPGRKKMSENIEVISIVDSYLEHARFFIFGPDEKVKVWISSADWLPRNIDRRVEVTCPIYDTNLKRELIDLFSIEWKDNVKARRIVDGKEFRNQNGLPPWRSQLEKGLYLKRLHEEREADRS
- the ileS gene encoding isoleucine--tRNA ligase, which gives rise to MFNPVDPKVNFPKMEEDILKFWENNNIFQKSIDQREGKDEFVFYDGPPFATGLPHFGHFVPGTIKDIIPRYQTMKGKKVLRRFGWDCHGLPVEYEMEKELGISGKSEIEAFGVAKFNESCRSIVLRYTSEWRQIVTRMGRWVDFDHDYKTMDPDYMESIWWVLSQLWKKGYLYEGYNILPYSPALSTPLSNFEVNLGGYQEVVDPAVTIRFKVRGTESTYILAWTTTPWTLPSNLGLAFGPDIDYVKVKDGDEYYIMAKERLSAYYKDPSEYEVLEEKKGTAYAGVEYEPLFPYFAHLREQNAFRAFTADYVTTEDGTGIVHTAPGFGEEDYAAMKGTGVPVVCPIDAECRFTDEVPDYKGIFVKDADKPIIQRLKEEGKLVRRENYKHQYPFCYRTKKPLIYRAVSCWFVDIGKIKEKMLAANSKVNWIPAHLKNGRFGKWLEGARDWAISRNRYWGNPIPIWKCDGSDYIEVISSREELEKKCGKKVEDLHKHFVDEFTWPSPDGKGTMRRIPDVLDCWFESGSMPYAQIHYPFENKEWFEKNFPADFICEGLDQTRGWFYTLTILAAALFDSPAFMNVVTNGLVLAEDGKKMSKSERNYSDPVEVIDKFGADALRMFLMNSAVVKAEDLRYSDDGVKEVLKTFIIPFWNAYSFFVTYANIDSFEPKGLKEAPDNPLDRWILSEAEHLVSDVTAQLDAYDLQKAIEPIVRFVDSLNNWYIRRSRRRFWKSENDSDKLQAYETLYAVLMKVVRVAAPIIPFMTEAIYQNLKCKETAESVHLCDYPVADESVRDLELEKKMEITRKAVSMGRALRSMHSLKTRQPLKALYLVTRDFQEKKILREMEDIIREELNVKEVLLKENEEDLVVYQAKPNYKVLGSKLGKYMKAVAGKIESLTMREVQSLLEGATLSLDYEGGTLELTEEGIIVQRFEKEHLKVLNDGSLTVGLDSEVTEELKQEGTVRDVVRSVQNMRKDRGLEVTDRIRLFIDGTPALREAVDLFTDHILEETLAESVDFRKGTTSEERECGEEHCWIDLVKV